TTAGAATTGCTGTATTTGTAGGTGTTGCTTTGGCTCTTTTGTCACAGTTTACAGGAATTAACGCAATCATTTATTACGGACCTAGAATTATGGAAGAAGCAGGTCTGCAATTGAGCGATGCGCTAGGTGGTCAGGTTGTGATTGGTGCTGTAAATGTGCTTGCAACGGTTTATGCAATCATGAAAATTGATCAATTTGGACGTAAGAATCTAATGAAAGGTGGAATTATTGGAATGTTCATTTCTCTAATTGCGGTTGGAACTTTGTTCATTTTGGAAATGACTCAAGGGTATTTATTGATAGTTTTCATCTTAACATTCATTATGTCATTTGCTGTTGGATACGGACCGGTTCTTTGGGTATTGTTATCTGAAATTTACCCAACTAAAGTTAGAGGTAGAGCAATGTCTGTTGCAACGCTCTCGGTTTGGGTAGGAACTGCCGTTATTGGTCAGGTTGTACCTTGGATGTTAGAAACTTTAACTCCTGCAGGAACATTTTTCATTTTTGCAGTATGTTGTTTACCTGTACCATTTATATTAAAATCGGTACCCGAAACAAAAGGATTGTCTCTGGAAGATATTGAAAGTGCTTGGGTGAAAGCAAAGGAATAAAAAAAACTACTAAAAAAAAGATATTTTAAATCAGTAAGTTGAGCCTTTAGAAATGGTAAAACGATTTTTAAATAAGATAACCTGTAAATCATTATAAATGAAATGTTTTTTTAGAAAATACCTTGTGATAGGTATAGCGTTTATTACCTTTTTTGGGTGCAATACGCAGTCAGGAAAGAAAGAATCAGTATTAAACTATGTGGATACAAGAGTTGGAACAGCAGCTAGCATTGCTGATATTACCGTAACAGAGGTAGAAGAACCGATGGGCTATGTTTCACCTATTGTTGGTAATCCATCTGCTTTAACACATTGGACACCACAAACTGCGGTTTTTACGAAGAGAGTAATTACGGTACCAGTACCCTATTGGTACGATCAGGAAGCAATTCAAGGCTTTCGTGGAACTCGCTATCCCAATGGAGCAGTTGTAGGAGATTGGGGTGCAATGTGTGTAATGCCAATGACAGGTGAGGTAAAAATTGGCGCTGAGGATCGCGCATCTAAATTTAGTCATAATACTGAAGTGGCTAAACCACATTACTACGCTGTTCAATTAGATGATTATAATATTAAAGCTGAATTTACAGCGGCTGCTAAAACAGCATTTTTTCAGTTTACTTTTCCAGAATCAAATCAGTCGTCAATATTAATTGATGGTGTGTTTGTACCGGGAAATTATAAAGTAATACCTGAGAGAAATGAAATTGAAGGATACTCAGTTATTGCCGGGCATTTCAAAAATCATTTTGTTGCTAAGTTTGATAAGAAATTCGAGGTTTATAATGTAGATGTTTTGCCAAATGTAGTTGATGCTAATCTGGTTCCAGAAGGATTCGAAGCTAAATACTATAACAACGATAAGTTGGAAGGAAAACCGGATGTACTTGTTAACTATTCGGAATTGAACTACAATTGGCTGAAAGAACCGGCTAAAGGTGTTAAAGCTGACTTCTTTTCGGTTGAATATACAGGAATTTTTGTTGCAAGACATACAGGAGAACACAGATTTGAATTAACGACTAAAGATGGTACTCGAATGTACATCAACGATGAAATGGTTATTGATCAGTGGATGTATAGAGCAACAGGTACTAATACTCATAAGGTTCACTTAATAAAGGGGCAGAAATACGAAATTCGCATTGAATATTACGATGGATCAAGTACAACAGAGATGCAATTACGATGTGCAGAGCCAGTGAAATTAGATCCTAGTCATGGGCCTAAAATGGCACTTAAAGGCGCTGATGGAAATGCAGTATATGTAACTTTTGCTACCAAAGATCAGGAGAAAGTGAAGATGAAAGTTGCTACTTCCTTAATTGATATTGCACAAGCAAGAGCAAATATGGAAGAAGAATTTCCTGAATTTGATTTTAACAAAGCTGTAACGAAAAGTGCTGCCGTATGGGAGAAGGAGTTAAACATGATTCAGGTTGAAGGTACTGAAGATGATAAAGCTATTTTCTACACTGCCTTAACCAAGTGTTTTGTAAACCCTCGTAATCTAAATGAAGGAGGAAGGTATTTTAGTCCTTTCGATTATAAGGTTCACGAAGGAGAAATGTATACTGATTTATCCATTTGGGATACGTTTAGATCTCTGCATCCTCTTTGGGTGATTTTAAAACCTCAGGAAACTACTGATATTATTAACGGAATGTTGAATGCCTACAAAGAAGGTGGTTGGATTCCTAAATGGCCAAACCCATGGTATCGTAGCATCATGATGGGAACTCACTCCGATGCAGTAATTGCAGATGCATATGTGAAAGGAATTAAAGGTTTTGATACAGACTTAGCATTCGAGGCCATGTTGAAAAATGCGAACGTGAAAGGAAATCGTGGATTCTCTGGTCGAGTAGGCATAGATTATTTTAATGATATAGGATACGTACCTACCGACATCTTCGGATTTTACGGGGAACCTGTTGCTAGAACACTTGAGTTCTCTTACGATGATTATTGTATTGCTCAAATGGCAAAAGCTTTGGGTAAAGATGATCAGCATGACGAATTTATGAAACGCTCTAAGCGATACGTAAATGTTTTGGATAAGGAAACGGGTTTAGTTCGTGGTAAGAAATTGAATGGTGAATGGTTAGCTCCTTACGATAAAAGTATCAGTGTTTGGGCACAGGGAACAGATCATGATACCGAAGTATATTATAAGAATCATACCTTATTAGTGCCACATGATGTTCCAGGATTGGCTGAATTTATGGGTGGAAATGAGAAACTAGAAGCTTACCTTGATGAATTTTTTGATAATGATATGTATTATGTAGGTGATGAGTTTTCAATGCATGCACCTTACCTATACAATTTCATTGGGACACCTTGGAAAACACAAAAAGTAGTTAGAGATATGCTTTTTAAGTATTTCTTTAATGATGTTGGAGGACTTCCTGGAAACGACGACTGTGGTCAAGTATCTTCGTGGTATGTATTTGGTGCTATGGGATTCTATCCAGCATGTCCTGGCGATCCAATTTATCAAATTTGTAGTCCAGTATTGGATAAGGTTTCATTGAACGTGGGTGAAGGAAAAACATTTACTGTTATTGCCAAAAATAACTCAAGAGAAAACATGTACATCCAATCGGCAACATTAAATGGCAAGCCATATTCAAAGTGTACATTAGATCATAAAGATTTAGTTGCTGGCGGAGAATTGGTATTTGAAATGGGAGCAGAGCCAAATAAAAATTGGGGAATATAGATATTGGAATCTGTTAGAAATTAGATTTTAGTTAGGGGGCTGTTTTAGAAATACAGCCCCTTTTTTATTTGTTGAATAAAAATTCTATTTTGCTGTGGCTAAATCATCCAATTCAATCATGAAATTTAATCTCGATTCTTTTCTTACAGATTCAAAAGAGGTCTTTCATCTTGCGCGAGTCACCTTGCGTTCGAAAGACGATATTGAGATGCATACACATGATTATGCAGAGATTTTTTGGATAGAGGAGGGAGAAGGATTTCATTTGGTTAATGGAGAGAAAGTGAAAATATTTCCGGGTTATTTATGCACGCTTCGTCCTGGTGATGAGCATACCTTTATTGCAAAATCAGCAACCAAAGGCTTAACAATTACCAATCTTGCTTTTAAAAGTAGCACTCTAGATTATTATAGAGAACGATATTTTCCAGCTACCAATCTTTATTTCTGGAGTAAAAGTCATTTGCCATTTAGCTTTCGAGTTCCTAAAGAGGAGCTGTGTTTGTTGAGTGGGAAAGCTGATCATATCATCAATCAAACCAAGAACAACATTCATTTGGATCGATTGCTCTTGTTTATTTTTGAAATAATAGAACCATCCTACGAGAGTTATGATCCCGAAATGCCTTACTGGCTGCAGTCTGCACTGGAAAATTACAACTCACCAGTAGTGTTCAAAGAAGGAGTTGATGGTTTTTTATCCATAGCGAATAAATCGCTGGATCATTGCAATCGAATTTTGAAAAAGTATACCGGAAAGACCTTAACGGATACCATAAACGAAGCTAAAATTAAGTATGCAGCTCGCTTATTAATTATGACCGATGCTTCTGTAAAGAATATTGCTTCGGATTGTGGGTATGGGAATATTGGTTATTTCTATCGCGTGTTTAAAACGCATTATAAAATGTCGCCTAAAGACTATCGAACATACAATAAGCGAATAATATAAAAAAAAGAGCCGAAGATTAATTCGGCTCTTTTTGTATTATAAATGTTTTAAAATTTCTTCAGCATTCGATCTATTTTTATAATCTGGATCGTACTGCACGTATTTTACGATGCCGTCTTTTCCAATTACATAGGTCGCTGGCACAGGAAGTATTTGATCACTATTTCCATTAGAGACAGTAAGGTCGATACCGTACTCTTTGTATTTCTCTACCATTTTTGATGCTAAAACAAAATCAACACCATATTGCTTCATTATTTTGCTATCAACATCGTGTAATACAGAATATTCAGCTTTTGTCTTTTTTACAGTTTTTTCAACGCTAACAGCAATTTCTGGTGAGATAGCTACTAATCGTGCACCTGCCTCTTTAAATTTAGCCACGTTTTCCTGAAGATGAGAAAGGTGTTTGTTGCAAAGTGGGCACCATTGTCCGCGATAGAATACAACAATTAATTGCTCTTTCTCTAGTATGTCATTGCTCGTTACGGTATTTCCATTTTGGTCCATTGCTTTAAACATAGGAGCTTTATCACCAACAAGAACACTACTTTCTTTTTTTTGAGCAATACTACTAATACTAAAAAATAGTAATGCAACTACTAATATTTGTTTCATTTTTAAGCTGTTTTGTATTTGAATAGAATAAAAGACAAGTTAATCTTTTATTTTAAGTTCCTAAAACAATAAGTCAATTGCAGTCGTTAAAAAGATGTTAAAACAGAGCTAAAACAAAAAATCCCTTACCAAAAGGCAAGGGATTGAAATATTATAAAGTTTTACTTATGCTTTCTGTAATTTTTCAATTTTGTAAGTTGTGTTTACACCTGCTTGATGGAAAAGAACACCTACAGGACACATTTTTAAAGTTTTTTGTAAACAAGATTCAATCTTCTCATCACTAGCTTCCGATTCTACTCTAAGCTCAACTTCAACATCAGTGAAGGTAGGCGCTCCATCTTTTTGAATTCCGGTAGTATCAACTTCAAGAGCAGTAAAATCAAATCTCATTTTCTTAGCTACAATATTGAAGATTGTATTTACACAACCTGAGTAACTCATTAAGCAAAGTTCAAATGCAGTTGGACCTAGATCTTGTCCGCCTTTAGCCTCTGGTAAGTCAATAATGGTTTCATGACCTCTATTATCTGTAATAACTGAAGCTGTTCCTTGTGTCCAAGTTGTTGTTGCTTTCATCTGTTTAAATTTTTATATGTTTAATTTTCAGCTTGCAAATATATACAATTATCGACATGTGTCGCTATTATTTTGTTTGTTTATCAACATGTCTGAAATTATTTCAGATAAATCACAGGTAATATGTCAAATTGACTTGCTTTAAGTGGCTGTGTAAGACATAATTTCAGGTTTAATGATAAACTCAGTGATTGGCAGATTATTTGACAGCATAATTTCAGACGATAGGTTAATCCTTACGTGGATGTTATCGAAAAATTAAGAATATGAATTACAATAATTTTACAATTAAATCACAGCAAGCAATAGAAAAAGCATTTCAAGTTGCTTCTGGAAAACAGCAACAAGCTGTTGATACAGGACATCTATTAAAAGGTGTTTTACTTGAAGGGGAAAATATCACCAATTTTCTATTGAAGAAATTAGGGGTTAATTTACAAAACTTTACATTGGTGGTCGATCAGATCATTGAAAGCTATCCAAAAGTAAGTGGAGGAGAACCTTATCTTTCACGTGAAGCTTCGGGTACTTTGCAAGCAGCTACTGATATTTCAAATAAAATGGGTGATCAGTTTGTTTCTCTTGAGCATATTTTATTGGGCTTATTAAAAGAAAAGGGGCAAATATCTAGCTTGTTAAAGGACAATCAGATAAATGAAAAAGATTTGGTTGCGGCTATAAATGAATTGCGAAAAGGAGCTAAAGTTGATTCTCAAACTGCCGAAGATACATTTAATTCTTTACACAGATTTGCTGTTGATTTGAACGAAAGAGCTCGAAATGGCAAGCTCGATCCTGTAATTGGACGAGATGAGGAAATACGAAGAATACTTCAAATTCTTTCGAGAAGAACGAAAAATAATCCTATGCTGATTGGTGAACCAGGAACGGGTAAAACAGCCATTGCCGAAGGTTTAGCACACCGTTTGGTTAAGGGGGATATTCCTGATAACCTGAAAGACAAGATTATTTACTCTTTGGATATGGGTGCCCTAATTGCCGGTGCCAAATACAAAGGTGAATTTGAAGAAAGGTTAAAAGCTGTTGTGAAAGAAGTGATTGCCGAGGATGGAAAAATCGTCTTATTTATCGATGAGATACATACCCTTGTTGGGGCTGGTGGCGGGCAGGGTGCTATGGATGCAGCTAATATTCTTAAGCCTGCTTTGGCCCGGGGCGAGTTGCGCGCTATTGGAGCAACAACTTTAGATGAGTATCAAAAGTATTTCGAAAAGGATAAAGCACTGGAGCGTCGTTTCCAAAAAGTGATGATTAGTGAACCCAACCGGGAGAGTGCCATTTCTATTTTGCGAGGGATTAAGGATAAATACGAAAGTCATCATAAGGTGAGAATTCAGGACTCTGCGCTTATTGCTGCTGTTGAATTATCCCAGCGTTATATTTCCGATCGTTTTCTTCCGGATAAGGCCATTGACTTGATGGATGAATCGGCAGCAAAATTGAGAATGGAAATCAACTCCAAGCCGGAAGAGCTGGATGAAATTGAAAGACGCATAAAGCAGCTGGAAATTGAGCGTATGGCGATTCAGCGTGAAGATGATAAAAAGAAATTAGAAGATTTATCACGTGAGATTGCGGAGCTTAATGATGAACGTAACCGACAGAGAGCGAAATGGGAAGCAGAACGAGAAGTAATTGATGGCATTCAAAACAATAAAGAGGAATTGGAAAACCTGAAGTTCGAGGCCGAAAAAGCAGAACGAGAAGGAGATTATGCCAGAGTTGCGGAGATTCGCTATGGAAAAGTTAAGGAGATTGAGGAAAATATCGAGCGTTTGAATGAACAACTGAAAATTAACCAGAATTCGGATGCTATGATCAAAGAAGAGGTTGGAAGTGAGGATATTGCTTATGTGGTATCGCGCTGGACGGGAATTCCTGTAAACAGAATGCTGAAGAGTGAAAGACAAAAATTGCTTGGTTTGGAAACTGAACTTCATAAAAGAGTGGTAGGACAGGAGGAAGCAATTTCGGCTGTAGCAGATGCCGTTCGAAGGAGTAGAGCTGGATTACAGGATACCAAAAGGCCAATTGGCTCATTCATATTTTTGGGAACAACAGGAGTTGGAAAAACAGAATTGGCAAAAGCCTTAGCGGAATTTTTGTTCGATGATGAAAATCAAATGACGCGCATAGATATGTCAGAGTATCAGGAACGTCATTCGGTTTCAAGGTTGATTGGAGCGCCTCCAGGATATGTTGGTTACGATGAGGGTGGACAGTTAACAGAATCGGTTCGTAGAAAGCCATATTCTGTGGTATTGTTAGATGAAATTGAAAAAGCGCATCCTGATGTTTTCAATATTCTTTTGCAGGTATTGGATGATGGAAGATTAACGGATAACAAAGGAAGGGTTGTTGATTTTAAAAATACGATTATTATCATGACATCCAAT
This window of the Labilibaculum sp. DW002 genome carries:
- a CDS encoding GH92 family glycosyl hydrolase; this encodes MKCFFRKYLVIGIAFITFFGCNTQSGKKESVLNYVDTRVGTAASIADITVTEVEEPMGYVSPIVGNPSALTHWTPQTAVFTKRVITVPVPYWYDQEAIQGFRGTRYPNGAVVGDWGAMCVMPMTGEVKIGAEDRASKFSHNTEVAKPHYYAVQLDDYNIKAEFTAAAKTAFFQFTFPESNQSSILIDGVFVPGNYKVIPERNEIEGYSVIAGHFKNHFVAKFDKKFEVYNVDVLPNVVDANLVPEGFEAKYYNNDKLEGKPDVLVNYSELNYNWLKEPAKGVKADFFSVEYTGIFVARHTGEHRFELTTKDGTRMYINDEMVIDQWMYRATGTNTHKVHLIKGQKYEIRIEYYDGSSTTEMQLRCAEPVKLDPSHGPKMALKGADGNAVYVTFATKDQEKVKMKVATSLIDIAQARANMEEEFPEFDFNKAVTKSAAVWEKELNMIQVEGTEDDKAIFYTALTKCFVNPRNLNEGGRYFSPFDYKVHEGEMYTDLSIWDTFRSLHPLWVILKPQETTDIINGMLNAYKEGGWIPKWPNPWYRSIMMGTHSDAVIADAYVKGIKGFDTDLAFEAMLKNANVKGNRGFSGRVGIDYFNDIGYVPTDIFGFYGEPVARTLEFSYDDYCIAQMAKALGKDDQHDEFMKRSKRYVNVLDKETGLVRGKKLNGEWLAPYDKSISVWAQGTDHDTEVYYKNHTLLVPHDVPGLAEFMGGNEKLEAYLDEFFDNDMYYVGDEFSMHAPYLYNFIGTPWKTQKVVRDMLFKYFFNDVGGLPGNDDCGQVSSWYVFGAMGFYPACPGDPIYQICSPVLDKVSLNVGEGKTFTVIAKNNSRENMYIQSATLNGKPYSKCTLDHKDLVAGGELVFEMGAEPNKNWGI
- the clpB gene encoding ATP-dependent chaperone ClpB: MNYNNFTIKSQQAIEKAFQVASGKQQQAVDTGHLLKGVLLEGENITNFLLKKLGVNLQNFTLVVDQIIESYPKVSGGEPYLSREASGTLQAATDISNKMGDQFVSLEHILLGLLKEKGQISSLLKDNQINEKDLVAAINELRKGAKVDSQTAEDTFNSLHRFAVDLNERARNGKLDPVIGRDEEIRRILQILSRRTKNNPMLIGEPGTGKTAIAEGLAHRLVKGDIPDNLKDKIIYSLDMGALIAGAKYKGEFEERLKAVVKEVIAEDGKIVLFIDEIHTLVGAGGGQGAMDAANILKPALARGELRAIGATTLDEYQKYFEKDKALERRFQKVMISEPNRESAISILRGIKDKYESHHKVRIQDSALIAAVELSQRYISDRFLPDKAIDLMDESAAKLRMEINSKPEELDEIERRIKQLEIERMAIQREDDKKKLEDLSREIAELNDERNRQRAKWEAEREVIDGIQNNKEELENLKFEAEKAEREGDYARVAEIRYGKVKEIEENIERLNEQLKINQNSDAMIKEEVGSEDIAYVVSRWTGIPVNRMLKSERQKLLGLETELHKRVVGQEEAISAVADAVRRSRAGLQDTKRPIGSFIFLGTTGVGKTELAKALAEFLFDDENQMTRIDMSEYQERHSVSRLIGAPPGYVGYDEGGQLTESVRRKPYSVVLLDEIEKAHPDVFNILLQVLDDGRLTDNKGRVVDFKNTIIIMTSNVGSHLIQEKIAKMNSGNKGELIWEARNEVLDLLKKSIRPEFLNRIDETIVFTPLDREEVKQIVRLQFEMVKSMLLKNEISIELSETAVNYLGNAGFDPQFGARPIKRVLQREVLNKLSKQILSESIASNQKILIDVEDGDLVFRNL
- a CDS encoding AraC family transcriptional regulator, with amino-acid sequence MKFNLDSFLTDSKEVFHLARVTLRSKDDIEMHTHDYAEIFWIEEGEGFHLVNGEKVKIFPGYLCTLRPGDEHTFIAKSATKGLTITNLAFKSSTLDYYRERYFPATNLYFWSKSHLPFSFRVPKEELCLLSGKADHIINQTKNNIHLDRLLLFIFEIIEPSYESYDPEMPYWLQSALENYNSPVVFKEGVDGFLSIANKSLDHCNRILKKYTGKTLTDTINEAKIKYAARLLIMTDASVKNIASDCGYGNIGYFYRVFKTHYKMSPKDYRTYNKRII
- a CDS encoding OsmC family protein is translated as MKATTTWTQGTASVITDNRGHETIIDLPEAKGGQDLGPTAFELCLMSYSGCVNTIFNIVAKKMRFDFTALEVDTTGIQKDGAPTFTDVEVELRVESEASDEKIESCLQKTLKMCPVGVLFHQAGVNTTYKIEKLQKA
- a CDS encoding peroxiredoxin-like family protein; the protein is MKQILVVALLFFSISSIAQKKESSVLVGDKAPMFKAMDQNGNTVTSNDILEKEQLIVVFYRGQWCPLCNKHLSHLQENVAKFKEAGARLVAISPEIAVSVEKTVKKTKAEYSVLHDVDSKIMKQYGVDFVLASKMVEKYKEYGIDLTVSNGNSDQILPVPATYVIGKDGIVKYVQYDPDYKNRSNAEEILKHL